The DNA region agcactttggggggaaaatccgctttttccatttttaagaatatagtgttaaaatggacaaaataacattttctaagctgacaacctgtctagaactcatgttgaggggttaaatatcaatactggataggttgtatgcttgtaccaaaaagtgtccgacaaagttttaatatcagttttggccccctgactatagcaagcatagacagtaaaagatagcaaACTAGTGGGAGGCGAGGCCATGAATACTAATTCTCGGTGTGACATCACACCGTTGGGGTTTTCTCATTCGCTCATTTTTCTCTGTGATTTCTTTCATTGCCTGATACAGgtaatagggagggaaagtaatctcatcgccatctagcggttgcgttcctagaggctagcgggaggggatgggattttcttttagaaaaaatacatCTCGGCGcatgatgggaacttagttaaatgtcctcaatatgctatgcatttaggtcagctctattgcttctagtggtcatactttattttttaggatcagtttaattgttttgagtttgtttgtaacatggtgataacgaactacagtactagctacagtagcatttgacgtcaccagtttgggcgcttcatctccaactgatcaaaacggcaatttgctgaactggctttacatatttttgtaataacagagagcgatgtaaaccgcgtggtaattacctttatgttgggacaacttgtgttgtgctcctactcacacaagagttGGCAGTAAGtctgattgtctactaactaaccaactagctaacaggctaataaacaaacgatgctaggcgagtaacgtcgtggaagggtgtcacgtcatttgaagttgtagtccatttatgaaatgaaacgagcaattacgtttttttttattaaggcgaaatagggtctgatattttcacagttagtagattattacagtatgaagactgaaaaatatttttggtggataagatcgctggaatagctgcgtagtatttttttgaaaagtcggtctatgggacttaacattggagctgctcttcgataggaacgcaaccacttggggcgctggttttcactttccctccctatgggGGTAGAGGAAAATGTTCACGTGCAGCATGCAAATACAACTCGTAGAGACCTATAGTAtttcaacaaaaacaagtaTTAAACAGTTTCTCGCGGAATGAGACCTTTAAATACCTTCGTCTTCTACCTTAATAGCGTCACACCCATGGTATCTGACCTTACCCACATTACACAAAGATATTGCAGAGTGCCATTCTTTATAATTGTTTCTACTGCTGTTGTGTACTGTTACAGGTGGAACATGGAACAAACCGCGCCGTCATCATAGATCTAGGACTGGCTAAATTCTTCAAGGGTGGAATAACGTCGGCCCAGAACTTAGGCAATTTTGCTTACTCCGCTCCTGAAATCCTGCTGCAGAACGGTGTGCGGGACAAGCGCTCAGACGTCTGGGCAATGGGCAAGGTCATCGCTGAGCTGCTCATCAGGCCCAGGGACAGGCTACCTACTCTCAACGTCACATTCAGGAAAATCTGGCCAATCCTACCTGAGCCTTACAGGGGAACAGTGTCCAAAATGGTGTACAGCAATCCTGCTGCTAGAACCCGCATGCCGATAGTGGAGGCTGAGATTATACAGGCTTTAGCTGGTGTCATGAAGCTACCTATGAAGCTGCCTAGacgggaagtgaaagcagaaagGCCACAACAGGTTCAACGAATGCCACTGGCGGCAGAATATCCACAACGGGGTCTGGGACAGTCACAACGGGTTCTGGGACAGTCACTATGGGGTCTGGGACAGTCACGATTGGATCTTGGACAGTCACTATGGGGTCTGGGACAGTCACGATTGGATCTTGGACAGTCAATATGGGGTCTGGGACAGTCACGATTGGATCTTGGACATCAGCCACTATGGAGTCTGGAACATTTGCTTCTGACACAGTCACAAATGGATCTTGGAGACCCAAAACTTGCTCTGGAACAGTTCCTATGGGGTCAAAGACAGCCACAACAGGTTCGGGGACAGTCACTATGGGATCTGAGACAGCCACAATGGTTCTAGGACAACGCCACCATCTGGCCAAGCAGTATATCCCTTTGCAGACTGCACCGAACATTCCATTGTTTCATACTCAATGGCCTCATGGCACAAAAAGGTGTATTGTGTGATTAtgctacatggcagagataTAATATACCCACCACTGTAAtcaggagaaacagggctttcaaATGGTATAAAATATAGCTAATAACTTTTAAGAGAACATACATGTTTTTTAAATATATCTTTAAAATTCAACCCCAAAAAACACGAAAATAGCAATTAGTCAAGATTAATCTCATTTTCCCCAATTTGTGTtgtaggtagagagagaaaaacctaGAGTATATTAGAGATTCACAATTTTGTCCTCTattcactgaaaaaaacagaaccAATCTGTCACCTTTTGTTCAAATGTTATGATACATTTATTGGACCTTTGCAGATGGCACAACACATTCCGTTTTTTTCATACTGATGCCCCCGTGACACAAAAAGGCTTGTTGTGTGGATATGCTAGATGCTAGAGATATAATATACCcatcattgtgatcagaagaaCTAGCCCTTTAAAATGGTATACATCATGGTTAATAAGTTTAAGTGTAACAtacattgtttttaaacaagACCTTCAAAATTCAAccttaaaaaacacaaaaacatatatttgtcaAGATAAATCTTATGTTTTACCTAATAGCTATCGCAGATATAGTGTGTGAGATATAGACAATGGTGTGCTCTCTTCAGTGAAAGAAACAGAATCAATTAATTACCTTTGGTTCAAAAGTTATGATCAATTTACTCATAACTGCAAGTTGAAGTGACGAGTagaatttttaaaaagtagAATGCTTTCATTCCCTGATTTCAACTCCAAAATACACAGATATATTGGTAATGTAGTAAAATAAGTGTATTTAACCATCTCAGTTGTATAGCTAAATGTGGCATGTTTTACCTTGCCTTAAGAGCCAATAACCTTTGTGAGTGAGGAAAGACTAAAGGTGAAGTAAAGACTAGCTGATGGAGaatgcctctctctgtgtatcatTCTGTTACGAAAACAAGAATAGAGAAAAGACACTGACACAAGTTTTCTAAtggaaaaaatgtttttcattttattttaaaattgaTCAATTATATGAAATCTTTAGGAACCCAGGTATAAcactaaaacaaacaagcagtaaCTACTAGAACTAGAGTAAGAAGACAACACTGTAACAAGCGTCTGCGCTTTCTACTTGACATGGGCCTGTCAGGGAATGGCTAACCAAACCCAAAATAGATTGTCATAAGAATGCTAATTAgtagaaatgtaaatgtaaatgtaatgaaacTGTTACCACTATTCCTGACATTATTATAACAAGTAATGCCCTTGTAACGATAAAAAATGTGCACATGCGCAGTTGCgcacgcacgtgtgcacactcaaacacaaacattgttACTCAGCTGAGGATGATGGGAGATCACTCCCCTCCAactcctcttcttccacatccTCTTCACCCAGTAGCTGGCTATCCAGGTACTCCTCCCATGTCCATCCCTGCATGATCCTGTAGTTTATGCTCACCGATGACCTGGAGCTCCTCAACGGTCAGTTGTCTCCTTTCCCTGAGAGACTCCATCAACCGTGCATActggctcttctccccctccatctaaaataatgaggagaaaaaaagataagCCTGTAAATAACTTACTTGGTTGTTACAATACAATCTGAGTCACCTCTAACTATGTCCTTTTTCACTAAAGACACGGTCACTGGAAGGCTGACTGATGATTTggagaaataacacacacacaaacatagttacccagctgaggatgatgggagatcactctcctcctcttccacatcCTCTTCACTCAGTAGCTGGCTATCTAGGTACTCCTCCTCTGCAGTGTCCATCCCTTCATGATCCTGTAGTTGATGCTCACCGATGACCTGGAGCTCCTCAGCAGTCAGTAGTCTCCTTTCCTTGAGAGACTCCATCAACCGTGCATActggctcttctccccctccatctaaaataatgaggagagaaaaaaagataagcCTATAAATAACTTACTTGGTTGTTACAATACAATCTGAGTCACCTCTAACTATGTCCTTTTTCACTAAAGACACGGTCACTGGAAGGCTGACTGATGATTTGGAGAAATAACATTAGCCTGTGAACTCACTTGAAGCAAGTTAGTATTAAATCCTTGACTAAACATTATAGACCAGCTTGCAAACCAATATTGATATAAGACAACTTGAGCAAGAAAATAAGACAGAAACTATCTAGAGagcgcatgtacagtatatatgcacacacacacgtgctatTTCCTGGCAGCGTAAAGACGAAATATTGCGTCTCGACGTGGAGTAGAGAAAATACCCACTTGAGTTCACAACATGTTAACGTTAGTTGGCGAGTATCGCCATAACCTTGATCAAGAAAATTATAGTCTACGACCTAAGCAATAGTTATGACACTATACTACACGTCTTCAGTTATGCACTCATACAAAAGTAGCCGACGATAAACGAAAACCTTGCGTTAGACCAGAGAATgggtatttctcaaagtcaagagctcgtccttgatagaatgctttctttcaagtcgagtgctagagagacaaggctacacaccttcccagtaccccctccagccgtcaagatcacatgcaatggaacagcctagcgagtgtggaagtgcacgtcaattgtgcacggttccggctgcgcgcttaattagaaccgtggaaattgtgctgcttttacaggagttccgacaactgcagctgcacttttctctaaataaactttttggtgtagcctacagtatttccactttcgacttggtcttcacataatcacaatccgtagttcataattatgttagtggcaatggaaagttataccggtaattggcaacagcaacggtaatgttaaacttctacaaagttcgtattgggcgaaattctgagataaattaataacaagtctatcacaacttgttcatgcacattgacatatgcatttatgatgaatatgcacaataacttgataaatgcctgagcaaatatacaatggcattaacaaaacacttgataaatcatatttagcctacattaacacgcactgcttctttgcatctactttccatctccctctctctctttttttttaaaccgcaccgtcagaaaatttctaattgttcatacgcaaaggattgtgggttatttcttcactccgaggatccatcgatgcatcctccaaaattctccgaaattctcagaacgaaggactcagtactcgctagaatttgaaagcatccttgactttggaacagtgcttgacgagatttgatgacgtaacgtccttgaaaaagtggcttggaaggagcaatccttgactttgagaagcaccccacgtctaataaggggagaactgccactggccgggtttcccaaaattgttaagaagctcttaagtgctaagaacttcttaggagcgttgtaagaatgttctaagaacgctcctaagaagttcttaggacttaagagcttcttaacgattttgggaaacccggcccttgtcgttatacttccggttttaaaatggttgcagttccacgctggttccattagaggcgctcacatttggagtgcagaatgcatggaggtctatgaagcaatacccctcaaaatccacttttctcaaaatataattttttgtcaattaatttgaatgttgttttcgaaaggggatgcaaagaaatgACATATTGCGAGGTGTTTGAATTTTTAGAGTCACTTATttgctttaaaacgtcttttaaaatgtaaatgacgtcatacactcaagcttcattagcagaatgctagcgtggtatgggcaacaacaactcaacctgtaagaaatcggaaggacataagtactcgttcattcaacttttgacctGAAACCcatgttgaacttgcaaaaactacatTCAAATCTGAGATTTCTCAAcgacaattgggtgaaagagaCAAATTTAGCCATCTAGCTCCATaggctcccattcattctgcactcaggcgatcgcccccagtggaattctggtggaactgcaaccaaaagtcgttacaataggacttaatagcgagtggcaaggctctccgtagacgggctctggttagACCCTTGGCACAACCACAACGTTTGGATACGTTAGCACCTTTCATGTTTGACAGATCATATCTAGCAAGCTAGCCAACTTGGCTGCATATAACTGTAAAATGTGGTACATATTTCTACGAAATAGCTGGTTTATTTAagaataaaatagcctaccaatagatgtccttcacatgaggtgatatagatagatagatttgaGCGAAACGAGAGGGCGCGTCGCGGgtagagatgcgcggatggCGGTTACAGCCGCGGACTCCGCGGTTAAACCGCCGATCGGGCGGATGACcttacaaaaaataatattttaattagattcgggcgggtggcggttgaaccgatcaaatgaaaaaaatatatataagctacattgttaaatactGTTACTTACATCCaataaaaaacatgcacacttttctcatcaggcagtaatttggtctagttgtgtctatgcagtgcatgctgctttgtttactatcagagatggcaacgccgccagtgaatgtgcgtgacaaactcaaaggtaacaacaagtttaaattaagttgcctatgtagcctatgttttcgtCTGCCGTGTGCAATAAGAAAGTAGAAGTTTATAACTTGTATGTAAGGCCTGCTGATATGGATTGCACTGTCTGCCTGGAAAAGACGTGCACTCGTGCAATCAAAATTAACGGGAGTCTTCAGAACAGGCTCGTCCTAGTCGTCACCCTGACAAGCTGCATagagttaaaggtatactatgcaggattggcgatttcatcgccggtttcgctttcattttcgtttcgcttttcattttcgctcgttttatgcttgcatatttctctgcagagcttcccctacagctttagcgtgtatatttgacaaaactcctcaatcggtcagtctgccgtgccttttcatgagactttacatgacacttcctggagtagagcatgggtgcgtgcccagtgtctcctgaagttcAAGTGCAAGTGTgattttaccgctacagaccactagagcggccaaaaaaaccaCTGTTCGaacggtaatgactcatttaatcatatataacagtatggaaggaattgattaactgaaaaacgttgcatagtatacctttaattggcctgtaatgcgaatggcttgttgttattctattcggactttctttcttttttgtataAAGAATAAAGTGTAATTGCCATTAATTAGACTAAATAGCTGCATCTTTCTAGAACAAGAGCTTTCTCGCGTCGCATCAGCGTCTTGGATCACCCATAGACCTTTAAACAGAGATCTTTGCTTTAAACAAATAGCGGATGGCGGGCGGGTGCGGttctgaaaaaaacataaaaaacgtAGGTGCGGACGGATGATGAGTTGTATGATGCGGTTGCGGATAGAGTAATAGtccatccgcgcatctctagtCGCGGGCATGTCGAACCAAAAATATTTCTGGAGCTGGAAATGTACAGCTACTGTAGCGTGCTAACGGTAATGATTGCTGTTGTATTACTGACAGGCTATTTCGTTCAAACTTGAATACATCTCTAAAGTAACAGTCTTAGTTGTTAGCTTTCCATGTTACCCCCCAAGAAATCATTGAAAATAGTAACAGTTTACTAAAGACAACAGTTTGCTAAAACACCAGCAACCAGCTGATGTGAACACAGACGCAAATGGTCATATACACACGGTGCAATTGCTAGTAAAATGGCTAAATAAAAACAACGAAATAACTGGTTTATTTGGGAATAAAACAGCCTACCAATCAGGTGTCCTTCACATTAGATGATATAGATAGAGAATTCTTGCTTTCTCTTCAAGCAGTGAAACAGTTTCGCGCCACAAATCCCTTAACCAATCATATCACTGTAAAGCCTAttggtgcattccagacagcatttaaactagtgggatgtgggatttatcctacctccaactacgaaagatgcactggaacgcctgtcgaagtgggagctCCTACTCGCGAACTCGTAGGAGCTCAACCTGTCCCGacctcaacaaaatgaagtgggaggattatacgttagaccggcacatccgggaaacTTGACTCGCGAGAAACGTTCCAGCCCCTTCCggggggaaaacaaacaacgtctctcattgactccaatgcaaattagggtcaataaacgtaattcgtaccgaaatcgtaggggttaacaataacagaaaacacgacgaatcaataggaccactcaatatattaccactttgccggtcgttgaccgtgaaagatacgtcaaaagcttaattcaatcaaagtaaaaaactttcccctctgcctcccgagtagcctaggctactagcaGTAGCAACAACCCCActcagtggccagtgtcatacccggACATACTCGTATCTCATTTAgtctccagttaaataactaaattgttttcctgtatttttggcctcttattttaattttaatgtAGTGTAGGCTAGTTGACTCACAGGCTcggatgtaaagtatgttcgttagataattccaagaTATGAtcatttctgtcatagccgatagcctagtgttagcctagatttccgttttcgttggtctgattaatttttggtgtagcctaatgttaggggttcttagctttgtggttggtaccGCCCAAATTAATCGGCAGAGGGGGCCTacctttattttgttttttctcttttctttttctttttatgtgatgattttgtgaccttgggtgtcatgaaaggcactttaaataaaatgtattattattgttattattattacctctttctctcttctaccccctctctccctctctggttcATGTGATTTTCTTCATactttgttttatctggtgtatttgATTTTCTAACTTGTTTAACTTGTTACGTTTAAGTTcaagtttgttgtttgtttgagatTAAGTTGACTTTGTTCATTTGATCCTTTGCTATGTTATATTTACCTATCTGGACTTTATTTTAAATTCAATTGAAGTGGTATTACCTTACACTTACCGTCAAGGCTTAATGCCTAATAAATTCATTTACCCACCAGTTGCATATCTCTAAGTCTTGTGTATCATGCCATGCATAGTCATAGCTgacaaactagttatttggtcATTTATTAGAGATACAAGTTATTAatcttatggagtcagataaTCATGTTTTTTCTCATAACATTACCATAGATATGTAATGGGTAGGACGGAGACGATTAGAATTGCACCTTGATTGGATCAGGTGGGTGCCACTTGGCGCTGCCCAGTTAAATATAGCCGTGTCTTCCGGTGTCTTGATTAGTGCCTTTCGTTACTtggctgtagcctacacaggagCTCTTTTGTTGTGCGAGTGAACCCTGGCTTGGTGCCTGTGATCCttcactggagtgtgtgtttgtgtccaaacTTCGCCTGACAAACTTTTTGGCTGTGGGCCCGTGTGTTTCAACAAAAACGTAAGTTCCCTGCTTTTACGTATGTGCAACCTGTCCGCACTTTAGCCATAGGCAGTTGCCCTTATGAGTCACgtttatttgcattttgttcACAGTGGCCACCTATATAGAGTGAGAGGTCGTTACGAGTCAAGAGGTCGTTACGAGTCAATTGCGTGTTTGTTGTGCAGTGGATGTAAGTTCATGGATTCCTTTCTCCCTCacgtttggttgtttgtttattgcggAGTGCTTACGATTGGATACTGTTTTGTATTGTAGTTTTGCCTGTGAACGTATTGTAAAAGCGGGTCCACGACGTGACCGAAAACCACAATAGTTTTCCGGCTCAGCACGGCGGCCTGCGTTTCTCCAGGTTGGTAACGTATGCTACTTTAGCTTCTCGCCCTGTTCATTGATCATAGCCAATAGTAGACCATTGCAGCTGGGAGTAATTTAATCAGTTCGCTGGCAAACAGCTTTAGTCTGCTATGTCTGTATTTTTATGACATTATGGCCATGTTTTTCTTGCAGGAGAACCATCATCCGCTGCCTTAGCCACTGTTTTTCCTGTGCTTTGATTTTAGTAGCTTTCGTGTGAGCGTGTGGCTTAGCCACCTTGTTGCCTAGAGGGGCTGTCCTTACTGTTCAATGTTTGTATGTCTATTGTATGTGCTATTTATTTAGGCCATTGGGTCAGTGCAATATTCTGGGAAGGGGGGAC from Sardina pilchardus chromosome 1, fSarPil1.1, whole genome shotgun sequence includes:
- the LOC134092998 gene encoding serine/threonine-protein kinase Nek6-like — encoded protein: MAQQDASTLGEGQFGKVYKKLYKGQWACIKRVPEDRISERDLRREYKVYCNVHHTNVVRLLGVPWSQDLKWNIPLEFISGEELETTIFRPDKSKILLTPTVSGTIIKGMCAGLSHLHSKDIVHQDIKPDNIMVEHGTNRAVIIDLGLAKFFKGGITSAQNLGNFAYSAPEILLQNGVRDKRSDVWAMGKVIAELLIRPRDRLPTLNVTFRKIWPILPEPYRGTVSKMVYSNPAARTRMPIVEAEIIQALAGVMKLPMKLPRREVKAERPQQVQRMPLAAEYPQRGLGQSQRVLGQSLWGLGQSRLDLGQSLWGLGQSRLDLGQSIWGLGQSRLDLGHQPLWSLEHLLLTQSQMDLGDPKLALEQFLWGQRQPQQVRGQSLWDLRQPQWF